The Biomphalaria glabrata chromosome 17, xgBioGlab47.1, whole genome shotgun sequence genome segment tactagtagtactgtctacggatgtaggatgaagcctactagtagtaCTGTCTATGGATGTTGGCTGTTACATCATATCTGAAAATGTGTTAATAGAGTAGATTcggaaaaagatttttttaacacaACGCTCAGGGGCTCATGtttataaaagaatattataaaatatgtcaTAGTGATATCCATGCGCCCTATCGTTGGCCCTACCGGCCAAAGGGGAATTGgtcgaatgcccatatagccaagTCCACCCCTGAACACCAGCGTAACAAAAAGTAACAACTTCTTAAACCACAACAAACACACAACTATGAGGAGAATCGATCTTTTTTAGTATTTGTCCAGTACGATTACTATAGCCTATTTTAAAGTCAGTGCTTTAAGCCTATGCATTTACCTATACAGTAGAGGTGTATCTGGCGATATTAACATCCaaggctgggaagcactagctctcgatcgctcctcgtggcgtgaagctgtgagccTCAGAGTCTCTGGATTTGAAGCAAGAACAGTGGCctgggtgaaagagcgccgaaccaacaaaaagctgagagaacaCGCAGGGCTATCTGCAGCTGACCAAACATatccatgccacgtatgcggccggctttttaaaacGAGAATTGGACTTAACAgttatcttcgagtccataggatatgaaaaatatatatatacagggttattttgtgacggtacgcaccggtacggatATCAGgcactttttgaaaaaaaatattacttttcttgtattttaacgtatattattaatttctagtagttaaaagttaggcaatcaactactgagtaccggcacctattttttttttacaaaaaaaaaaaaggactgtatataaatatatatgactTCCAAACTAGTAAGCAtgtattaatacatttttattttttacagccAAATTTAAAATACGATGTTTATGTCTTTCGACTTTGTTTACGTCAATACCGACAGTCTCGCTCCGATGACCACTGTCCTGCCACCTAACCATACGTTCATCAGTTCAGACATCTTGGACGAAGACAGAAGGATTTATCTGGATTCGCTTCAGGGCGATACCAACATCAGAAACATCCCGACTTTTATTTTTCTGGTCGCCATGGCAATGGTTGGCCTGTTCGGGAATTCCCTCATCCTCTTGATCTATTCTGGGAGAAAAAAGAAGACTTCGACAATAGTTTTTATACAGTCAATAGCAGTCGTCGATCTGATCACCAATGTTATCGTGATACCTTGTAAGTAGATGCAATTAATCATGGTAGAAGTAATATTTGATGACAACTTTGAAAGACGTAAACAGTGTTACTAAAATGtgtacaagtaggcctactttgatgcatttgtttttaaagggtGATTGATATAAATCTACAGCTACTAAACTTATATATAGCAAGCGTTTTTTGTATACGGTGTACAAATTAAAGGGAATGCTGATAATCTATGGTTTTACATAATTACATGATATACCTCATGTACATTGTAGCAATGCTTGTAAGCCCTTATAAATGTAGCTttgatttagttggcaacattgaagttAAATAtttgcgtccttgacattgtttagtttatcgtgaaaatctctacaacaaccctttttttttttttgattacaTGACAATTAGATCCTATAATTTATGTGTAAGCAAATAATATAATTCTCTGAAAGAATCGAAACCTACAGACCCTGGAAAGCAATGGCCTGCATATTTAGTTAAGTGTATATAGGCCTACGgctataatttatttcatgctttgaattttcttttttcagtgACCatctatgttttatttcatactTGGGACTTCAATAACCATGGCCTATGTAAGAGTTTCTTGTTTATCAACTTAGCAGCGGCGTCAACGTCAGCCATTCTTTTGTTAGCTGTAGCAACAGTCAGGTACTttcgattaatttttttttgttcggcCCCTAAAGTGAATAAGTCGTTTACTAGTTTTATGAggtctctccctctgtctgtcaCGTTTGGATATCAAAACTTAaagagctattgaaaatctgattttacCCTGATTGTTAGCTTGCTAAATTTATGTGTAACGGCTACTGTTTTTGCTTTCTGAACGCGAACACTTGAGTTTTATAAAGTAATAGCCCCTTGAGTTATCTCTTAGTCTCTTTTACCTTTGGGTCactacacatgatctgtcaactgtctttctccattcctctctatcttttggTTGCCTCTTTCCATGACAGgccccgtccattctttttgtGTTGTCTTCTCGTcgatttctctgtctgcctctctttcttttccctggtactgttctctgcaGGAAGGTCTCTGACAGCCCCTGGTATGGCCATACAGTTTAAGATAgattttttgacagtggtcagcaTATCAATcgccattgtgatcctgtttcgaaTTTCCTCATGAGCGGTGGGGTCTTTGTAGTTGATACATAGGATCCTTCTATAACATCTTGGttccatggctaggatccttctctctATAACATCTTGGTTCCATGGCTAGGATCATCCTCTCTATAACATCTTGGttccatggctaggatcctCCACTCTATaacacagtgtttctcaaactgtgtgccgcggcacactagtgtgccgccgaagatttgcaggtgtgcagcgtgagttttcagaacgccacacgtgcagcgttacacaggtctgcctactagtaaatttttattttacgttgcgatgacatccccacttgcaacgaccagtaatagtagccttagcagacgcacagcagttcttaaattggtaacgataataataagcgatatgtttcatgtaaattttttaggtgtatgctaataataacaaattattactaagcgttattcattgttatccattgAGAAATACGTTagtaagaatgaaactgcgaaagtgttcaatgaaaagcaaggaaccaaactaAGGTAGAAAGAAGATaccatcggatatggtttcatatcttctggacctgaagatgctccattgccattctgtctgatctgcaatgcaactctatcgaatgaggcgcttgttgaAGAGATAgttagaaacaaaacatccagctgtaaaagcgcaaccgaaggaatactttgaaaaaatcagggcacaacaaaataaacaagctaagaaacttacgaactacctaaagctgccagaaaagggattgattgcaagttataaggttgctcagcTATTAGCAAAACTCAAGAAAGCAaacacagaggctgaatcagtcattgcaccagctttagcaatagttgctGAAAAATCCatggacccgatgccgccgaaaaagttaaaaaagttcctttgtcaaaggatactatctcgcgcagacttatcgtcagatttacaagatcaaatctgcgaacacttcaACGTGACTGAtgatgaagtgtctctgctgttGTCTATtaaagttgatgaatccactgacgttagcggcaaagcccagcagctagcttttattcggttcataaaggatgaaaaatgtgtcaacgaattcttttttttgcaaagacctaccaactacgaccaaaggcgaagatattttcaaagtggtgaacgaaaacattttgctattcaaattACAGTGGAGAAAgtgtgtcagcgtttgcacctatggctgtccttccatgcagggaaatagaaagggattcgtcactcttgtgcgtcaagaaaatccaaatgtattagttgttctctgcatgatccacagaaaagctcttgccttcaaatctttgctgaaagatttgatgtctgttctggatcaagttattgaagttgtaaacttcatcaaatctcgaccgcttgcatcccgacttttctcagagctttgtgaagcaatggattcagactacaaatgtctcctgtatcacaccaacgttcgttggctctccagggtaAAAGTGTTAAAggtgtcgtccaactcaaggctgagctgatttcattcttggaggctgaaaaaaaaagactttggattttctattcttgacgagatctggtgggttaaagtgacatttctctctgatttatttgacaaattaaattcattgaatttaagtatTAAAGGACCATTgaaaaccatcatcactgcatcctcaaaattgaagtcatttggtgaaaaattgtctttgtggcaaagtaagatttcgaaaggagtcttcaactactttcctacttacaatgaatgtgcttcaaataaagaaatcctcccccccccccgaaattatggccactttgacacacctgcagtcagcaGTTTGAAATAATaagtatggatgggtcagctctccatttggaaacaatgaagctacaaatcttacaaaaagaagaagaagagcagctcattgatttaaaaaatgatgcagttctaAAGTCAAATTTTTGGGGAAAACagactgttgctcttcgtggtgtgccgcgaaatttttgtagtttttttactgtgccggcagacaaaaaagtttgagaaacactgctataACATCTCGGttccatggctaggatcctcctctctataACATCTCGGTTCCATGGCTAGGATCTTCCTCTCTATAACATTTCGGTCCCATGGCTAGGATCCTCCTTTCTATAACATCTTGGTTCCATGGCTAGGGTCCTCCTCTCTATAACATCTCGGttccatggctaggatcctcctctctataACATCTCGGTTCCATGGCTAGGATCTTCCTCTCTATAACATTTCGGTCCAATGTCGCCTTGATTAAGGAACGCATCAGTCTGAATTTAATGCTGAGAACTATGGAAACGGTTTATTCATCCAAATACCCCTTTTTTTAATAGTGGCATTCAATAATAGGAAAGGGAAATAGGAACTTTGTGTTCTTAATAACATTTATATAGGCTATAAGTTTAgctttttgttaaaatgttataatttattctttttatttacagatACAGAAAAGTGTGCATACCATTAGGGTGGCAGGTAACTGCTAACCATGCAAGAATCATCAGCGTCGTCATTGCTGTGTTCTCCTGCCTGACCAGCATCCCCTATACAGTGGTTCACGGCATTCAGCTCGTGGAAACTGGACGCCCGGAAGTCCGCGGAAAGGAGTGCCGTGTGGACCAGAATTACGTCAACACAATCTGGCCGTTAGTGGTCAGCCTCGTCTCGCTGGTCATTTTCTTGTCCTGTTGCATACCTCTCACCTACATGTACGTCCGGGTGGGAATCACAGCGTGGCGTCACATCTACGCCTTGGACGTCTCACAAGCAGACGACGCCAAAATGCCGCAAAACACTTCCGACGACACAATGGACACTAAAGACAGCGCTTCTGACGTGCAAACCAAAACGGATTGTATTGAACTGGAGTTGAAAGATAAGCCAAACGAAGGAGTAAAGAAAGACGTCACTTCGTCTCAGCAGACGATCTGCGTTCCGCCGGCAAGAGGAAACTTAGAAGCGATTGGCAGAAAAATAGCCAATCACACGACACGAATGTTAATTACTATTAGTGTGGTATACATCATCACTAACTTGACAACTTTAATTCTCGTATTTATTAGGTCACTGAAGCCGGAGCAAATGCTGAACATAGGAACAGTTGCCGATTCAATGTACCGACTTTTCTTACAAATTTTCATGCTGAACTGTGCCATCAATCCTTTTATCTATTGCATGTGTGATCGAAAGTTTAGGAAAGAAGCCACCGCGTTCCTAAGGAAAGTTTTCTGCCCACAATGCCAGCTAAAACGTAATTGCGGTGTgaatagaaaataatatttataatttattttctgatCTTTAATTACTCTTATGCACAGTTGCTAGACTGCAATATGATGGAGGACATGTCCTGTTAGGTAGGCATGGACCAAACGTGTGAAAATGGCAGGGTTTAACTTCACGCTTTTACTCTGCAAACGAATTCATACCTTCATATAGTCTAGTTCAACATACAAACCCCACTTTTAACTTATTGAAAGATTACAAGTTTTTTGACAACCTCCTTCATTGGCGGGTTCTCGATTATTCATGACTATTACTCACTCGCCCATGCGgatgataaaaagaaaattccggaaaatgtgattttttcccctttttccatttctggGCATATAGCTGACGTTGAAACACTGTTTTCGCAGATATATACAGTGGACAAAAGAGAGACTGTCCAGTCACGTCCAGTGAAAGGTATTTGTCCACACAAAGTACAATCTATGGAAATGTTTTAAGAGTTTCAATCGTATTTAGGAACTAATAAAGAACTTAGGTCTATGTCTAAATAGTCACTTTGTACCAAGTATCGTCAATATGATAACTTTAATAAAGTGTTTTTTACAGTCCACGATTAACTGACATGGTTCAGCAAATAAATTGCAATCgtagttttttaaagtttttcttcgttttgttctttttgtttttgtcgcATGTGTGAGCAGCTGTCTGGTAAGCTATAGGCTTGTGCTGATAGATCCATTCTGAGGATAAAGTTGTATTTGTGAGCTTCTTATGAAGACACGATCTTTTCCTTTATGCAGGCAAAATAGCTCAAGTCTTATTGACAGAAAACAGACCCAGGCCAAAGTGTTATTTTCACTAAGACACGATCTTTTCCTTCATGCAGGCCAAATAGCTCAAGTCTTATTGACAATTAGAAAACAGACCCAGGCCAAAGTGTTATTTTCACTATGCTAACtcaaagaagtaaaaaaaaaaggcctacaGCTATCAACATAACCTCACTATAAATGTAGTGCAAACTACTTTCGACTTACCCACACATAGGATCATCTTCTTTCAATCTACATCAGGAGTGGCCTTAGATAATTAGAGCCCtatgcgaagtgaatttggtgggtggcccaaaatgaaatagaaaaataaaacattaactggaaaaaaattaaattatgtaatTTATTTTCAGCCTAGTGTATTCCATTGGGCACAAGCTTCGCAATTTCttctgtaaaaatatttttttgagctCTTTGCAAgacccccaccaatcggaggccctaggtcTAGTTTGCCTAttcctaaggccggccctatcTACCAAATCGTTAATATCGACTCGGTCTACAAATCTTTATTACACTTCCTCCTATTAGCTCGCAAACTCGTAGTGGTTGGGTGGACcggtatttcgaaaacggctctaacgattttctt includes the following:
- the LOC106073647 gene encoding neuropeptide Y receptor type 5-like; protein product: MFMSFDFVYVNTDSLAPMTTVLPPNHTFISSDILDEDRRIYLDSLQGDTNIRNIPTFIFLVAMAMVGLFGNSLILLIYSGRKKKTSTIVFIQSIAVVDLITNVIVIPLTIYVLFHTWDFNNHGLCKSFLFINLAAASTSAILLLAVATVRYRKVCIPLGWQVTANHARIISVVIAVFSCLTSIPYTVVHGIQLVETGRPEVRGKECRVDQNYVNTIWPLVVSLVSLVIFLSCCIPLTYMYVRVGITAWRHIYALDVSQADDAKMPQNTSDDTMDTKDSASDVQTKTDCIELELKDKPNEGVKKDVTSSQQTICVPPARGNLEAIGRKIANHTTRMLITISVVYIITNLTTLILVFIRSLKPEQMLNIGTVADSMYRLFLQIFMLNCAINPFIYCMCDRKFRKEATAFLRKVFCPQCQLKRNCGVNRK